Proteins from a single region of Prosthecodimorpha staleyi:
- a CDS encoding sarcosine oxidase subunit delta — protein MRIPCPCCGLRAMAEFSYGGADLKRPAATLPLDPAAGPDGDWNDYVYRRDNPAGPHRELWFHAAGCRRWFAVTRDTRTNAFLSEAVA, from the coding sequence ATGCGCATTCCCTGTCCCTGTTGCGGCCTGCGCGCCATGGCCGAATTCAGCTACGGCGGCGCCGACCTGAAGCGGCCGGCCGCCACCCTGCCGCTCGATCCGGCCGCCGGCCCGGACGGGGACTGGAACGACTACGTCTATCGCCGCGACAATCCTGCCGGTCCGCATCGCGAGCTCTGGTTCCACGCCGCCGGGTGCCGCCGCTGGTTCGCCGTCACGCGCGATACCCGCACCAATGCCTTCCTGAGCGAGGCCGTGGCATGA
- a CDS encoding sarcosine oxidase subunit beta family protein, with translation MTPYSVFALARQALTGHRSWAAAWRDPAPRARYQVIVIGGGGHGLATAYYLAKTYGITDVAVLEKAWLGGGNTGRNTAIVRSNYLLTANSRFYEHALKLWEGLSADLNFNVMFSQRGMVNIAHSNAEISALHRRGNAMRLNGVDAELLTRDDLGRLMPGLDLSAGARFPILGGLIQKRGGTARHDAVAWGYARAADARGVDIIQNCEVTGLRRDGDRVTGVETTRGPIAADKVAICVAGDSGRLAGMAGLRLPMESHVLQALVSEPVKPMLDVVAVSGALHVYINQSDKGELVMGGDIDGCNSYAQRGDPHVLDHVVESAAALFPAIRRLRMMRSWGGTVDMTMDGSPIITRLPLAGLYLNGGWCYGGFKGTPAAGTALAHLVATDRPHPIADRFTLDRFDTGDLLDERGSGSSPWMH, from the coding sequence ATGACCCCCTATTCGGTCTTCGCCCTGGCCCGGCAGGCGCTCACCGGTCACCGCTCCTGGGCGGCGGCCTGGCGCGATCCGGCGCCGCGGGCGCGCTACCAGGTGATCGTCATCGGCGGCGGCGGCCATGGCCTGGCGACGGCCTACTATCTCGCCAAGACCTACGGCATCACGGATGTCGCAGTGCTCGAGAAGGCCTGGCTCGGCGGCGGCAATACCGGCCGCAACACCGCCATCGTGCGCTCCAACTACCTGCTCACGGCCAATTCCCGCTTCTACGAACATGCCCTGAAGCTGTGGGAGGGCCTCAGCGCCGATTTGAACTTCAACGTCATGTTCAGCCAGCGCGGCATGGTCAACATCGCGCACAGCAATGCGGAGATCTCCGCCCTGCACCGCCGCGGCAACGCCATGCGGCTGAACGGCGTCGATGCGGAACTCCTGACGCGTGACGATCTCGGCCGGCTGATGCCGGGGCTCGACCTGTCGGCCGGGGCGCGCTTTCCGATCCTCGGCGGGCTGATCCAGAAGCGCGGCGGCACGGCGCGCCACGATGCGGTCGCCTGGGGCTATGCCCGCGCCGCCGATGCGCGCGGCGTCGACATCATCCAGAACTGCGAGGTGACGGGGCTCCGCCGCGACGGCGACCGCGTCACCGGCGTCGAGACGACCCGCGGCCCGATCGCGGCCGACAAGGTGGCGATCTGCGTCGCCGGCGATTCCGGCCGGCTCGCCGGCATGGCGGGCCTGCGCCTGCCGATGGAAAGCCATGTCCTGCAGGCCCTAGTTTCCGAGCCGGTCAAGCCGATGCTGGATGTCGTGGCGGTCTCGGGCGCGCTGCATGTCTACATCAACCAGTCCGACAAGGGCGAGCTGGTCATGGGCGGCGACATCGACGGCTGCAATTCCTATGCGCAGCGCGGCGACCCGCATGTGCTCGACCATGTCGTCGAATCCGCCGCGGCCCTGTTCCCCGCCATCCGCCGGCTGCGGATGATGCGCAGCTGGGGCGGCACGGTCGACATGACCATGGACGGCAGCCCGATCATCACGCGCCTGCCGCTGGCCGGTCTCTATCTCAACGGTGGCTGGTGCTACGGCGGCTTCAAGGGCACGCCCGCCGCCGGCACGGCGCTGGCGCATCTCGTCGCGACCGACCGACCCCATCCGATCGCCGACCGCTTCACCCTGGATCGCTTCGACACGGGCGACCTGCTCGACGAACGCGGCTCCGGCTCCAGCCCCTGGATGCATTGA
- a CDS encoding D-cysteine desulfhydrase family protein: protein MALDASNILARLDALPRLRALHGPSPLEEAPALSRHLGGPRIFLKRDDLTAAGLGGNKVRKLEFILGRALAEGCDTVIVCGGYQSNLARIAAAMGARAGLRVELVLGGVPGEPHPTTGNLLLDHLFGANVHLVETEPRWDFGTAIPDLAARLEREGHRVMIMPLGGSSPQGMAGYVMATAEMMQQFAQAGIAPEHLYVAVGSGGTYAGLVLGECNLQPGYRVTGVSVSRKVGYLVDKVIAETAEAGPILGLPRVPTAAALSLIDDQIGAQYGAPTEAGREALALLARLEGVLVDPVYSAKCLAGLIDHIRSGRIGRNETVVFLHTGGSPALFAYDPALILPDAAA, encoded by the coding sequence ATGGCACTCGATGCATCGAACATCCTTGCCCGCCTGGACGCCCTGCCGCGGCTGCGCGCCCTGCATGGCCCGAGCCCGCTGGAGGAGGCGCCCGCGCTGTCGCGCCATCTCGGCGGGCCGCGCATCTTCCTGAAGCGCGACGACCTCACCGCCGCCGGCCTCGGCGGCAACAAGGTCCGCAAGCTGGAATTCATCCTGGGGCGGGCCCTCGCGGAAGGCTGCGACACCGTCATCGTGTGCGGCGGCTACCAGTCGAACCTCGCCCGGATCGCCGCCGCCATGGGCGCGCGCGCCGGCTTGCGGGTCGAACTGGTGCTCGGCGGCGTGCCCGGCGAGCCGCATCCGACCACCGGCAACCTGCTGCTCGACCATCTGTTCGGGGCGAATGTCCATCTGGTCGAAACCGAGCCGCGCTGGGATTTCGGCACCGCGATCCCGGATCTCGCCGCACGGCTCGAGCGCGAGGGGCACCGGGTCATGATCATGCCGCTCGGCGGGTCCAGCCCGCAGGGCATGGCCGGCTACGTCATGGCGACCGCCGAGATGATGCAGCAATTCGCGCAAGCCGGCATCGCGCCGGAGCATCTCTATGTCGCGGTCGGCTCGGGCGGCACCTATGCGGGCCTCGTCCTCGGCGAATGCAACCTGCAGCCCGGCTATCGCGTCACCGGCGTCAGCGTCAGCCGCAAGGTCGGCTATCTGGTCGACAAGGTGATCGCCGAGACCGCCGAGGCGGGCCCGATCCTCGGGCTGCCGCGCGTGCCGACCGCCGCGGCCCTGTCGCTGATCGACGACCAGATCGGCGCGCAATATGGCGCCCCGACCGAGGCGGGCCGCGAGGCGCTCGCGCTGCTGGCGCGCCTGGAGGGCGTGCTGGTCGACCCGGTCTATTCGGCCAAGTGCCTGGCCGGGTTGATCGACCATATCCGCAGCGGCCGGATCGGCCGGAACGAGACCGTGGTGTTCCTGCATACCGGCGGCTCGCCCGCCCTGTTCGCCTACGATCCCGCGCTCATCCTGCCGGATGCGGCCGCATGA
- a CDS encoding aldehyde dehydrogenase family protein, with protein MNEAMLIDGKLVGARESFDVVDPATGKVFATAPECGLDQLDAAIDAAGRAFIPWSRDLAARRRVLVACAETLRAHAEEIGRLICREQGRPLPKAIGEVMGAARWFEHTAGLEIPVELIRDDDAMRVSVHRRPLGVVAGIAPWNYPVISAVWKIAPALLAGNAIVLKPSPFTPLATLRLGALLQDVIPAGVLTIVSGGDALGRALAAHPAIRKVSLTGSVEAGKSVAGAAAADLKRVTLELGGNDAAIVLDDVQPEAIADKLFWGAFQNTGQVCCAIKRLYVHEDVYEPVKAALVARIASTRIGNGFDDGVDLGPISTAPQWTRVQDLAEDARRDGGTLHGAAILPEAGGYFLAPQLVTGLDDGARLVAEEQFGPLLPILSFRDEAEVLERANATRFGLSGSVWSGNAERAAELAGAMDCGTVWVNQHLALMPIAPVGGHKWSGIGVENGSWGLATYTDLQTISVAKA; from the coding sequence ATGAACGAGGCCATGCTGATCGACGGCAAACTGGTCGGTGCGCGCGAGTCCTTCGATGTCGTCGATCCGGCCACCGGCAAGGTGTTCGCGACGGCGCCGGAATGCGGCCTGGACCAGCTCGATGCGGCGATCGACGCCGCCGGGCGCGCCTTCATCCCGTGGTCGCGCGACCTTGCCGCCCGCCGCCGCGTGCTGGTCGCCTGCGCCGAGACGCTGCGCGCCCATGCCGAGGAGATCGGCCGGCTCATCTGTCGCGAGCAGGGACGCCCGCTGCCGAAGGCGATCGGCGAGGTGATGGGCGCGGCGCGCTGGTTCGAGCACACCGCGGGCCTCGAAATACCGGTCGAGCTGATCCGCGACGACGACGCCATGCGGGTCTCGGTGCATCGCCGCCCACTCGGCGTCGTGGCCGGCATCGCGCCGTGGAACTATCCGGTCATCTCGGCGGTCTGGAAGATCGCGCCGGCGCTGCTCGCCGGCAACGCCATCGTGTTGAAGCCATCGCCCTTCACGCCGCTGGCCACGCTGCGCCTCGGCGCCCTGCTGCAGGACGTGATCCCGGCCGGCGTGCTGACCATCGTCTCCGGCGGCGACGCGCTCGGCCGCGCCTTGGCGGCGCATCCGGCGATCCGCAAGGTCTCGCTGACCGGCTCGGTCGAGGCCGGCAAGAGCGTGGCCGGCGCGGCGGCCGCCGATCTGAAGCGCGTGACCCTGGAACTCGGCGGCAACGACGCCGCCATCGTGCTCGACGACGTGCAGCCGGAGGCGATCGCCGACAAGCTGTTCTGGGGTGCCTTCCAGAATACCGGGCAGGTCTGCTGCGCCATCAAGCGGCTCTATGTCCACGAGGACGTCTACGAGCCGGTGAAGGCGGCGCTGGTCGCCCGCATCGCCAGCACGCGCATCGGCAACGGCTTCGACGACGGCGTCGATCTCGGCCCGATCTCCACGGCGCCGCAATGGACCCGCGTGCAGGACCTCGCCGAGGATGCGCGCCGGGACGGCGGCACGCTGCACGGCGCGGCCATCCTGCCGGAGGCCGGCGGCTATTTCCTGGCGCCGCAGCTCGTCACCGGTCTCGACGACGGCGCGCGGCTGGTCGCCGAGGAGCAGTTCGGCCCGCTGCTGCCGATCCTGAGCTTCCGCGACGAGGCCGAGGTGCTGGAGCGGGCCAATGCGACCCGCTTCGGCCTGTCGGGTTCGGTCTGGAGCGGCAACGCCGAGCGGGCCGCCGAACTGGCCGGCGCGATGGACTGCGGCACCGTCTGGGTCAACCAGCATCTCGCCCTGATGCCGATCGCGCCGGTCGGCGGGCACAAATGGTCCGGCATCGGCGTCGAGAACGGCAGCTGGGGCCTCGCCACCTATACCGACCTGCAGACGATCTCCGTCGCGAAGGCCTGA
- a CDS encoding aromatic ring-hydroxylating dioxygenase subunit alpha has protein sequence MMSQEQNDLITRTGPKAPAGKLMRMYWQPAALVDELQGERPIRPVRLLGENFVLFRDEAGRYGLLDRDCPHRGADLAFGRLEHGGLRCAFHGWLFDVDGKCLETPAEPADSKLCAGIRQRSYPVVEKSGILWAYLGAGTPPAFPEIDCFTAPGSHTFAFKGMMNCNWLQALEVGIDPAHASFLHRFFHDEDPSASYGKQFRAASAGSDLPMTRILREYDRPIINVEKTEYGLRLIALRQIDQDRTHVRVTNQLFPHAFVIPMSAEMTITQWHVPIDDENCYWYAIFTSFTTPVDKQKMRDQRLELYALPDYVSRRNKSNDYGFDPHEQATETYTGMGLDINVHDQWAVESMGAIQDRTREHLGQSDKAIIQYRRLLRQEIEKAASGGGTPLLVLDEAHARSIQGPATMDGIGPTAGWEIYWMEVDVKRRRGAPWAAPVPAEIAAQVPHLTAAQ, from the coding sequence ATGATGAGCCAAGAGCAGAACGACCTGATCACCCGGACGGGTCCCAAGGCCCCGGCCGGGAAGCTGATGCGCATGTACTGGCAGCCTGCCGCGCTGGTCGATGAACTGCAGGGCGAGCGCCCGATCCGGCCGGTGCGGCTGCTCGGCGAGAATTTCGTGCTGTTCCGCGACGAGGCCGGCCGCTACGGGCTGCTCGACCGGGACTGCCCGCATCGCGGCGCCGATCTCGCCTTCGGCCGGCTCGAGCATGGCGGCCTGCGCTGCGCGTTCCACGGCTGGCTGTTCGATGTCGACGGCAAGTGCCTGGAGACGCCGGCCGAACCGGCCGATTCCAAGCTCTGCGCCGGCATCCGGCAGCGGTCCTATCCGGTGGTCGAGAAGAGCGGCATCCTGTGGGCCTATCTCGGCGCGGGCACGCCCCCGGCCTTCCCGGAGATCGACTGCTTCACCGCGCCCGGGAGCCACACCTTCGCCTTCAAGGGCATGATGAACTGCAACTGGCTGCAGGCGCTGGAGGTCGGCATCGACCCCGCCCATGCCTCCTTCCTGCACCGCTTCTTCCATGACGAGGACCCGTCGGCCTCCTACGGCAAGCAGTTCCGCGCCGCCTCGGCCGGCAGCGACCTGCCGATGACCCGGATCCTGCGCGAATACGACAGGCCGATCATCAATGTCGAAAAGACCGAATACGGCCTGCGCCTGATCGCGCTGCGCCAGATCGACCAGGACCGCACCCATGTCCGGGTGACCAACCAGCTGTTCCCGCATGCCTTCGTCATTCCGATGAGCGCGGAAATGACGATCACGCAGTGGCATGTGCCGATCGACGACGAGAACTGCTACTGGTACGCGATCTTCACGAGCTTCACTACGCCCGTCGACAAGCAGAAGATGCGCGATCAGCGCCTCGAACTCTACGCGCTTCCGGACTATGTCTCGCGCCGCAACAAGTCGAACGACTACGGTTTCGATCCGCACGAGCAGGCGACCGAGACCTATACGGGCATGGGCCTCGACATCAACGTGCACGACCAGTGGGCCGTCGAATCGATGGGCGCCATCCAGGACCGGACGCGCGAGCATCTCGGCCAGTCCGACAAGGCGATCATCCAGTACCGCCGCCTGCTGCGCCAGGAGATCGAGAAGGCCGCGTCGGGCGGCGGCACGCCGCTCCTGGTGCTCGACGAGGCGCATGCGCGCAGCATCCAGGGCCCGGCGACGATGGACGGCATCGGCCCGACCGCCGGCTGGGAAATCTACTGGATGGAGGTCGACGTGAAGCGCCGCCGCGGCGCGCCCTGGGCCGCCCCGGTTCCCGCCGAGATCGCCGCGCAGGTGCCCCACCTGACCGCAGCCCAGTGA